One Punica granatum isolate Tunisia-2019 chromosome 3, ASM765513v2, whole genome shotgun sequence genomic window carries:
- the LOC116200511 gene encoding uncharacterized protein LOC116200511: protein MDTHNVDTGFKFGYLSELEKMLLEKLPNCCMKARPHIESRLKTLKTEWAIMYDMMLNTSGFGWDSTRKMVTTEDDVWEAYVTDAQAVEDILKELEVENLTGAAEEVDVNPSNQNESANANTSTLRDVDRAHLLPTEDPGSASLGRKGKKNEGDFSTISQAVNTMAADMKDACLMLLNIVHSDIVQEKFLELSRALHGVDGLTSVECAWLFESSETI from the exons ATGGACACTCACAATGTCGACACAGGGTTTAAATTTGGCTACTTGTCGGAACTTGAGAAAATGCTTTTGGAAAAGCTCCCAAATTGCTGTATGAAGGCGAGACCTCACATTGAATCTCGACTGAAGACACTGAAAACGGAATGGGCTATTATGTATGATATGATGCTAAATACTTCAGGCTTTGGATGGGATTCAACACGAAAGATGGTAACAACAGAAGACGATGTTTGGGAGGCTTATGTTACT GATGCTCAAGCTGTTGAAGATATTCTCAAAGAGCTAGAGGTTGAAAATTTGACTGGAGCAGCCGAAGAAGTTGATGTGAATCcttcaaatcaaaatgaatCTGCTAATGCTAATACCTCCACATTAAGAGACGTTGATCGTGCTCATCTGCTACCTACAGAGGACCCGGGAAGTGCTTCTTTGggaagaaaggggaaaaagaatGAAGGTGACTTCTCAACAATTTCTCAGGCTGTGAATACTATGGCAGCCGACATGAAAGATGCTTGCTTGATGCTCTTAAATATTGTTCACTCTGACATCGTTCAAGAGAAGTTCCTTGAACTTTCGAGAGCTCTTCATGGTGTTGATGGTCTTACTTCAGTAGAATGTGCATGGCTATTCGAAAGTTCGGAAACCATCTGA